The following are from one region of the Microbacterium paraoxydans genome:
- the sufD gene encoding Fe-S cluster assembly protein SufD → MAASTTAPSEAQHTNAHIDPAAQVADAGFVPVQTRSERPHSFDPDDFGTPTGREVNWKHTPVAALAPLFRPAEGDEGVQYSFTSGEQYVAAPLPAGTAPRGEVFLAEDITAAVAWQGASEALHIRIPREEEVASPIFLSLTGTGADRRADAHIVIEALEHSAATVVLQHKGSAQYAQNVEIIVRDGAKLTVVSVQQWDDDAVHAAAHQVRVAADATLKHFVVSFGGGVVRVNPSVELAGAGSEGYLYGLSYADSGQHLESQVYLHHKGPHTTGDVLYKGALQGESAHSVWIGDVLIGVEATGTDSYEANRNLVLTEGARADSIPNLEIETGDIVGAGHASATGRFDDEQLFYLQARGIPEDEARRLVVLGFLTDIVLRLDIPDLESELLAAIEAELAEVDA, encoded by the coding sequence ATGGCGGCCTCGACGACAGCGCCCAGCGAGGCGCAGCACACGAACGCGCACATCGACCCGGCCGCCCAGGTGGCGGACGCCGGATTCGTCCCAGTGCAGACCCGCTCCGAGCGTCCGCACTCGTTCGACCCGGACGACTTCGGCACGCCGACCGGTCGCGAGGTGAACTGGAAGCACACGCCGGTGGCCGCGCTCGCGCCGCTGTTCCGCCCGGCCGAGGGCGACGAGGGCGTGCAGTACTCCTTCACGTCCGGCGAGCAGTACGTCGCCGCGCCGCTCCCGGCGGGAACCGCTCCGCGCGGCGAGGTCTTCCTCGCCGAGGACATCACCGCGGCCGTCGCGTGGCAGGGCGCCTCCGAGGCCCTGCACATCCGCATCCCGCGCGAGGAGGAGGTCGCATCGCCGATCTTCCTGTCGCTCACGGGCACCGGAGCCGACCGCCGGGCGGACGCCCACATCGTGATCGAGGCCCTCGAGCACAGCGCCGCCACGGTGGTGCTGCAGCACAAGGGCTCGGCGCAGTACGCCCAGAACGTCGAGATCATCGTCCGCGATGGAGCGAAGCTCACCGTCGTCTCCGTGCAGCAGTGGGACGACGACGCCGTGCACGCGGCCGCCCACCAGGTGCGGGTCGCGGCCGATGCCACCCTCAAGCACTTCGTCGTGAGCTTCGGCGGCGGCGTGGTGCGCGTGAACCCGAGCGTCGAGCTCGCCGGTGCCGGCTCCGAGGGCTACCTCTACGGGCTGTCCTACGCCGACTCCGGTCAGCACCTGGAGAGCCAGGTGTACCTGCACCACAAGGGCCCGCACACGACCGGCGACGTGCTCTACAAGGGCGCGCTGCAGGGCGAGAGCGCCCACAGCGTGTGGATCGGCGACGTGCTGATCGGGGTGGAGGCCACCGGCACCGACTCCTACGAGGCCAACCGCAACCTGGTGCTCACGGAGGGCGCACGCGCGGATTCCATCCCGAACCTCGAGATCGAGACGGGCGACATCGTCGGCGCCGGGCACGCGAGTGCCACCGGCCGCTTCGACGACGAGCAGCTCTTCTATCTCCAGGCCCGCGGCATCCCGGAGGACGAGGCCCGCCGACTGGTGGTGCTCGGCTTCCTCACCGACATCGTGCTGCGCCTCGACATCCCCGACCTGGAGTCGGAGCTGCTGGCCGCCATCGAGGCCGAGCTCGCCGAGGTGGACGCGTGA
- the sufB gene encoding Fe-S cluster assembly protein SufB, protein MSDVLIDRPELDGLGVYEFGWHDEDAAGAVAKRGISEEVVRGISALKNEPEWMLKTRLKGYQLFGRKPMPTWGADLSDIDFDNIKYFVRSTEKQAQSWEDLPEEIRETYERLGIPEAERQRLVAGVAAQYESEVVYHQIREDLEAQGVIFMDTDTALREHPEFFEEYFGTVIPAGDNKFAALNTAVWSGGSFVYVPKGVHVEIPLQAYFRINTENMGQFERTLIIADEDSYVHYIEGCTAPIYKSDSLHSAVVEIIVKKNARVRYTTIQNWSNNVYNLVTKRAVAHEGATMEWVDGNIGSKVTMKYPSIYLMGEHAKGETLSVAFAGPGQHQDAGAKMIHMAPYTQSSIVSKSIARGGGRAGYRGEVRVDAAAHHSANTVRCDALLVDTKSRSDTYPAIDIRVDDVQLGHEATVSKVSEEQLFYLQSRGMPEDEAMAMIVRGFIEPIARELPMEYAMELNKLIEMGMEGSVG, encoded by the coding sequence ATGTCGGATGTGCTGATCGACCGCCCGGAGCTCGATGGTCTGGGGGTGTACGAATTCGGCTGGCACGATGAGGATGCCGCGGGTGCCGTCGCGAAACGCGGGATCTCGGAAGAGGTCGTCCGCGGGATCTCGGCCCTCAAGAACGAGCCGGAATGGATGCTGAAGACCCGTCTCAAGGGCTATCAGCTCTTCGGCCGCAAGCCGATGCCGACCTGGGGCGCCGACCTCAGCGACATCGACTTCGACAACATCAAGTACTTCGTCCGCTCCACCGAGAAGCAGGCGCAGAGCTGGGAAGACCTCCCCGAGGAGATCCGCGAGACGTACGAGCGCCTGGGCATCCCCGAGGCCGAGCGTCAGCGTCTCGTCGCCGGCGTCGCCGCGCAGTACGAGTCCGAGGTCGTGTACCACCAGATCCGCGAGGACCTGGAGGCCCAGGGCGTCATCTTCATGGACACCGACACCGCCCTGCGCGAGCACCCCGAGTTCTTCGAGGAGTACTTCGGCACCGTCATCCCCGCGGGCGACAACAAGTTCGCCGCGCTGAACACCGCCGTCTGGTCGGGCGGCTCGTTCGTCTACGTCCCCAAGGGCGTGCACGTCGAGATCCCGCTGCAGGCCTACTTCCGGATCAACACCGAGAACATGGGCCAGTTCGAGCGGACCCTGATCATCGCCGACGAGGACAGCTACGTCCACTACATCGAGGGCTGCACCGCCCCGATCTACAAGTCGGACTCCCTGCACTCGGCCGTCGTCGAGATCATCGTGAAGAAGAACGCCCGCGTGCGCTACACGACGATCCAGAACTGGTCGAACAACGTCTACAACCTGGTCACCAAGCGCGCCGTGGCACACGAGGGCGCGACCATGGAGTGGGTCGACGGCAACATCGGCTCCAAGGTGACGATGAAGTACCCGTCGATCTACCTGATGGGTGAGCACGCCAAGGGCGAGACCCTCTCCGTCGCGTTCGCCGGCCCCGGTCAGCACCAGGACGCCGGCGCGAAGATGATCCACATGGCGCCGTACACGCAGTCGTCGATCGTCTCGAAGTCGATCGCCCGCGGCGGTGGCCGTGCCGGCTACCGCGGCGAGGTGCGTGTCGACGCCGCCGCCCATCACTCGGCGAACACCGTCCGCTGCGACGCCCTCCTCGTCGACACGAAGTCCCGTTCCGACACCTACCCGGCGATCGACATCCGTGTCGACGACGTGCAGCTCGGCCACGAGGCCACGGTCTCCAAGGTCAGCGAGGAGCAGCTCTTCTACCTGCAGTCCCGTGGCATGCCCGAGGACGAGGCGATGGCGATGATCGTGCGCGGCTTCATCGAGCCGATCGCGCGCGAGCTGCCGATGGAGTACGCGATGGAACTGAACAAGCTCATCGAGATGGGCATGGAAGGATCGGTCGGCTAA
- a CDS encoding COX15/CtaA family protein, with translation MPETTIPAPSTTRATASPRSAVWGRALTVFAWLSFLSETIIIGTGGAVRLTGSGLGCTEWPLCTPESLVPIVEVQGIHGMIEFGNRLMTGVVGIIAIAVVLLVLHTISGRRALIDALWFAVGGLAGAAVAFVLVSLTDFPAFPVASAVLLIAVIAAAVHSVRTTPARRDLVLLAWLVLIGVVAQALVGGITVLTGLNPFIVGFHYTSSLLLVCITAAFLVRLATPEGPRERAVPTWFAIVTHVTGLALAVTILFGVLTTGSGPHSGDADVLRRGFDATVLAHVHSWPGYILAALVLFLTVSAWVLRLEPRRWLLVLVIAILVQVAVGVWQAREGLPPVLVGIHMVLASLSAATYTVVVLHLKRTASVAPAPVD, from the coding sequence ATGCCCGAGACGACCATCCCCGCCCCCTCGACGACCAGGGCGACCGCCTCCCCCCGCTCCGCGGTGTGGGGTCGCGCGCTCACCGTCTTCGCGTGGCTGTCGTTCCTCAGCGAGACGATCATCATCGGCACCGGCGGCGCCGTGCGGCTGACCGGATCCGGCCTCGGCTGCACCGAGTGGCCGCTGTGCACGCCCGAGTCGCTCGTCCCGATCGTCGAGGTGCAGGGCATCCACGGGATGATCGAGTTCGGCAACCGGCTGATGACCGGCGTCGTCGGGATCATCGCGATCGCCGTCGTCCTGCTCGTCCTGCACACCATCAGCGGCCGCCGGGCGCTCATCGACGCCCTGTGGTTCGCCGTCGGCGGTCTCGCCGGCGCGGCCGTCGCCTTCGTCCTGGTCTCGCTCACCGACTTCCCGGCGTTCCCCGTCGCCTCCGCCGTGCTCCTGATCGCGGTGATCGCGGCGGCGGTCCACTCGGTGCGCACGACGCCCGCCCGACGGGATCTCGTCCTCCTCGCCTGGCTCGTGCTGATCGGCGTCGTCGCGCAGGCCCTGGTCGGCGGCATCACCGTGCTCACGGGCCTGAACCCCTTCATCGTCGGGTTCCACTACACGTCGTCGCTCCTGCTCGTCTGCATCACCGCCGCGTTCCTCGTGCGGCTGGCGACTCCGGAAGGACCGCGCGAGCGGGCCGTCCCCACCTGGTTCGCGATTGTGACGCACGTCACCGGCCTCGCCCTCGCCGTGACCATCCTGTTCGGCGTGCTGACGACCGGATCGGGCCCGCACTCGGGCGACGCCGACGTGCTGCGCCGCGGCTTCGACGCCACGGTCCTCGCCCACGTCCACTCCTGGCCGGGCTACATCCTCGCCGCGCTCGTGCTCTTCCTGACGGTGTCCGCCTGGGTCCTGCGCCTCGAGCCCCGCCGGTGGCTGCTCGTCCTCGTCATCGCGATCCTCGTGCAGGTGGCCGTCGGCGTCTGGCAGGCGCGGGAGGGGCTGCCGCCCGTGCTCGTGGGCATCCACATGGTCCTGGCATCGCTGTCGGCCGCGACCTACACGGTCGTCGTGCTGCACCTCAAGCGCACCGCGTCCGTCGCACCCGCCCCCGTCGACTGA
- a CDS encoding heme o synthase, with protein MSDQTVRKSSIGRTVSAYVTLTKPRVLELLLVSTVPVMFLAQGGLPDLWLVLATVIGGSMSAGSAGAFNMYLDRDIDAHMHRTENRPLVTGEVSPRGALIFSWTLAIVSTVWLWFTTNPLTAILSASAIFFYVVIYTMILKRRTEQNIIWGGIAGCFPVLIGWSAVTGSLDWPAFILFLLVFLWTPPHYWPLSMKYKDDYDDVDVPMLGVTRNASQVGLQVILYAWATVACSLLLVPIAGMGLVYTVSALVFGGWFIYESHRLYNQAVRGTEARPMRVFHASITYLTLLFVAVAIDPLLPF; from the coding sequence ATGTCTGATCAGACCGTACGGAAGTCGTCCATCGGTCGCACGGTGAGCGCCTACGTCACTCTGACGAAGCCCCGGGTCCTCGAACTCCTCCTCGTCTCGACCGTTCCGGTCATGTTCCTCGCGCAGGGCGGACTGCCCGATCTCTGGCTGGTCCTCGCGACGGTCATCGGCGGATCGATGAGCGCCGGTTCGGCCGGCGCGTTCAACATGTACCTCGACCGCGACATCGACGCGCACATGCACCGCACGGAGAACCGGCCGCTCGTGACCGGCGAGGTCAGTCCGCGCGGCGCCCTGATCTTCTCGTGGACGCTCGCGATCGTGTCGACCGTGTGGCTCTGGTTCACCACGAACCCGCTCACGGCGATCCTGTCGGCCTCCGCGATCTTCTTCTACGTCGTGATCTACACGATGATCCTCAAGCGCCGCACCGAGCAGAACATCATCTGGGGCGGCATCGCGGGGTGCTTCCCGGTCCTCATCGGCTGGTCTGCCGTCACCGGGTCGCTCGACTGGCCCGCCTTCATCCTCTTCCTGCTCGTCTTCCTCTGGACGCCGCCGCACTACTGGCCGCTGTCCATGAAGTACAAGGACGACTACGACGATGTCGACGTGCCCATGCTCGGCGTCACCCGCAACGCGTCGCAGGTCGGCCTGCAGGTCATCCTGTACGCGTGGGCCACGGTCGCCTGCTCGCTGCTGCTCGTGCCGATCGCCGGCATGGGCCTCGTCTACACCGTCTCCGCCCTGGTGTTCGGCGGCTGGTTCATCTATGAGTCGCACCGCCTGTACAACCAGGCGGTCCGGGGGACCGAGGCGCGGCCGATGCGAGTCTTCCACGCCTCGATCACTTACCTGACGCTGCTGTTCGTCGCCGTGGCGATCGACCCGCTGCTGCCCTTCTGA
- the tkt gene encoding transketolase — MSELQWDEIDRRAVDTARILAADAVEKVGNGHPGTAMSLAPAAYLLYQRVLRHDPTDTDWLGRDRFILSVGHSSLTQYVQLYLGGFGLELDDLKALRTWGSKTPGHPEYGHTKGVEITTGPLGQGLASAVGFAYAARYERGLFDPEAAAGTSPFDHFVYVIAGDGDLQEGVTSEASSLAGHQQLGNLIAIYDSNQISIEDDTNVAFTEDVAARYEAYGWHVQTVDWKRTGEYVEDVAELHAAIEAAKGETDKPSLIILKTIIGWPAPGKQNTGKIHGSALGADELAATKKVLGFDPEQTFVVADDVLERTRGLAERAAEARAAWQESFDAWAAANPERKALLDRVEAHELPTDIADALPVFEAGKDVSTRAASGQVINALAAQLPELWGGSADLAESNLTTIKDAPSFIPAEWSTHEWSGTPYGRVLHFGIREHAMGAIVNGIVLHGPTRAFGGTFLIFSDYMRPAVRLAALMNVPSVFVWTHDSVALGEDGPTHQPIEQLATLRAIPNLAVVRPADANETAAVWLEILRRHEGPAGIALTRQNIPVFPRGEGEASGDTFASAAQAAKGAYVLAEAPNGTPDVIIVATGSEVQLAVNAREVLAGEGVNVRVVSAPSLEWFAEQDEAYRESVLPSSVTARVSVEAGSVLTWRGIVGDRGRSVGIDHFGASADYKTLFEKFGITTEAVVAAARETIKENA; from the coding sequence GTGTCGGAATTGCAGTGGGACGAGATCGATCGACGCGCGGTGGACACCGCCCGGATCCTGGCGGCCGATGCGGTCGAGAAGGTCGGCAACGGTCATCCCGGCACGGCGATGAGTCTGGCTCCCGCCGCCTATCTGCTCTACCAGCGGGTGCTGCGGCATGACCCGACCGACACCGACTGGCTCGGCCGTGACCGCTTCATCCTGTCGGTCGGCCACTCGTCGCTGACGCAGTACGTGCAGCTCTACCTCGGCGGGTTCGGGCTCGAGCTCGACGACCTCAAGGCGCTCCGCACCTGGGGCTCGAAGACCCCCGGACACCCCGAGTACGGCCACACCAAGGGCGTCGAGATCACGACGGGCCCGCTGGGCCAGGGCCTCGCCTCGGCAGTCGGCTTCGCGTACGCCGCCCGCTACGAGCGCGGCCTCTTCGACCCCGAGGCCGCAGCGGGCACGAGCCCGTTCGACCACTTCGTCTACGTGATCGCGGGCGACGGCGACCTGCAGGAGGGCGTCACCAGCGAGGCCTCCTCGCTCGCCGGCCACCAGCAGCTCGGCAACCTCATCGCGATCTACGACTCCAACCAGATCTCCATCGAGGACGACACGAACGTCGCCTTCACCGAGGACGTCGCCGCTCGCTACGAGGCCTACGGCTGGCACGTGCAGACCGTGGACTGGAAGAGGACCGGCGAGTACGTGGAGGACGTCGCCGAGCTCCACGCCGCGATCGAGGCGGCCAAGGGCGAGACCGACAAGCCGTCGCTCATCATCCTCAAGACCATCATCGGCTGGCCGGCCCCCGGTAAGCAGAACACCGGGAAGATCCACGGATCAGCACTCGGAGCCGACGAGCTCGCCGCCACCAAGAAGGTCCTCGGGTTCGACCCGGAGCAGACCTTCGTCGTCGCCGATGACGTGCTGGAGCGCACCCGCGGCCTCGCGGAGCGCGCCGCCGAGGCCCGCGCCGCCTGGCAGGAGTCGTTCGACGCCTGGGCGGCCGCCAACCCCGAGCGCAAGGCCCTGCTCGACCGCGTCGAGGCGCACGAGCTTCCCACCGACATTGCGGACGCGCTCCCGGTGTTCGAAGCCGGCAAGGACGTCTCCACCCGCGCCGCGTCCGGCCAGGTCATCAACGCGCTGGCGGCGCAGCTCCCCGAGCTCTGGGGCGGCTCCGCCGACCTCGCCGAGTCGAACCTCACGACGATCAAGGACGCACCGTCGTTCATCCCCGCCGAGTGGTCGACGCACGAGTGGTCGGGCACTCCGTACGGCCGGGTGCTCCACTTCGGCATCCGCGAGCACGCCATGGGTGCGATCGTCAACGGCATCGTGCTGCACGGGCCCACGCGCGCCTTCGGGGGCACGTTCCTCATCTTCAGCGACTACATGCGTCCGGCCGTGCGCCTTGCCGCGCTGATGAACGTGCCGAGCGTCTTCGTCTGGACGCACGACTCGGTCGCCCTCGGCGAGGACGGCCCGACGCACCAGCCGATCGAGCAGCTCGCGACGCTGCGCGCGATCCCGAACCTGGCCGTCGTCCGTCCGGCGGACGCCAACGAGACGGCCGCCGTGTGGCTCGAGATCCTCCGGCGCCACGAGGGCCCGGCCGGCATCGCGCTGACCCGCCAGAACATCCCGGTGTTCCCGCGCGGCGAGGGCGAGGCTTCGGGCGATACCTTCGCCTCGGCCGCCCAGGCTGCCAAGGGCGCCTACGTCCTGGCCGAAGCGCCGAACGGCACGCCGGACGTCATCATCGTGGCCACCGGCTCCGAGGTGCAGCTCGCGGTGAACGCCCGCGAGGTGCTCGCCGGCGAGGGCGTGAACGTCCGCGTCGTCTCCGCCCCCTCGCTGGAGTGGTTCGCAGAGCAGGACGAGGCCTACCGCGAGAGCGTGCTGCCGTCGTCCGTCACCGCCCGCGTCTCGGTCGAGGCCGGTTCCGTGCTCACGTGGCGCGGCATCGTCGGCGACCGCGGCCGGTCCGTCGGCATCGACCACTTCGGCGCCTCCGCCGACTACAAGACCCTCTTCGAGAAGTTCGGCATCACCACCGAGGCCGTCGTCGCGGCCGCCCGCGAGACCATCAAGGAGAACGCATGA
- the tal gene encoding transaldolase: MSTPTAQLAAAGVSIWLDDLSRTRISSGNLAELIASRNVVGVTTNPTIFANAITDKNDTSYDAQVTELAASGASAEDAVFAATTQDVRAALDVFRPVWEESGHVDGRVSIEVSPDLAHDTDGTVAQAKELWDRIDRPNLLVKIPATKAGLPAITEAIANGISVNVTLIFSLERYAEVIEAYLTGLERAKEAGIDLSTIHSVASFFVSRVDTETDKRLTAIGTDTAAALKSKAGLANARLAYELFEKTFAEKGAQDLLAAGANVQRPLWASTGVKDPALPDTLYVTELVADGVVNTMPEKTLEATFDHAVVTGDTITGGYEEAREVFAGLAEVGVDFDAVTEVLEEEGVAKFIDSWHDLLAQVTEALEAQR, from the coding sequence ATGAGCACCCCCACCGCCCAGCTCGCCGCCGCCGGCGTCAGCATCTGGCTCGACGACCTCTCGCGCACCCGCATCTCCTCCGGCAACCTCGCCGAGCTGATAGCGTCGCGCAACGTCGTGGGCGTCACCACGAACCCGACCATCTTCGCGAACGCGATCACGGACAAGAACGACACGTCCTACGACGCGCAGGTCACCGAGCTCGCCGCGTCCGGAGCCTCCGCCGAGGACGCCGTGTTCGCCGCGACGACCCAGGACGTCCGTGCCGCGCTCGACGTCTTCCGCCCGGTGTGGGAGGAGTCCGGCCACGTCGACGGTCGCGTCTCGATCGAGGTCTCCCCCGACCTCGCCCACGACACCGACGGCACCGTGGCGCAGGCCAAGGAGCTGTGGGACCGGATCGACCGGCCCAACCTCCTCGTGAAGATCCCGGCGACCAAGGCCGGCCTCCCGGCCATCACCGAGGCGATCGCGAACGGCATCAGCGTCAACGTGACCCTCATCTTCAGCCTGGAGCGCTACGCCGAGGTCATCGAGGCGTACCTCACCGGCCTCGAGCGTGCCAAGGAGGCGGGCATCGATCTGTCGACCATCCACTCGGTGGCCTCGTTCTTCGTCTCCCGGGTGGACACGGAGACGGACAAGCGCCTGACCGCGATCGGCACGGACACCGCCGCCGCGCTGAAGAGCAAGGCGGGACTCGCGAACGCCCGACTCGCCTACGAGCTCTTCGAGAAGACGTTCGCTGAGAAGGGCGCGCAGGATCTCCTCGCCGCCGGCGCCAACGTCCAGCGCCCGCTGTGGGCGTCCACTGGCGTGAAGGACCCGGCGCTGCCGGACACCCTCTACGTCACGGAGCTCGTCGCGGACGGCGTCGTGAACACGATGCCGGAGAAGACCCTCGAGGCGACGTTCGACCACGCCGTCGTCACGGGAGACACCATCACCGGCGGCTACGAGGAGGCCCGCGAGGTCTTCGCCGGGCTCGCCGAGGTGGGGGTCGACTTCGACGCCGTCACCGAGGTGCTCGAGGAGGAGGGGGTCGCGAAGTTCATCGACTCCTGGCACGATCTGCTCGCGCAGGTCACCGAGGCTCTGGAGGCGCAGCGATGA
- a CDS encoding glucose-6-phosphate isomerase: MTFAIHASGAARVAIEETVPALVHDLVASRITGGDATLWGPAAEAEASVRLGWVEAVSVSRPLVAEIVALREELAAKGVTRVVLAGMGGSSLAPEVIAQTSGVPLTILDSTAPGQVLAALDEGLAETVLVVSSKSGSTVETDSQRRTFEAAFRDLGIDPTERIVVVTDPGSPLDASAREAGYRVFNADPNVGGRYSALTAFGLVPSGLAGVDIDELLDEAEASLLEVAVDSADNPALRLGAAIAATNPRRDKLGLITDGTHIKGLPDWIEQLIAESTGKEGTGILPVVLLPVSPELDPVPADLQIVRLVDDANEFHLHERHEGEILVSGTLGAQFIVWEYATAIAGHLLGINPFDQPDVESAKVAARGLLDARPEPTAPAFVENGVEVRVSDPALAVSGTVEGVLDALWAQLPADGYVSIQAYVNRLEVPQLQGLRELVAADSGRPTTFGWGPRFLHSTGQYHKGGPAQGVFLQILERTDVDLEIPDRPFTFGQLIQAQAAGDAGVLAEHGRPVVSLTITESSDDVLALFEAAQK; this comes from the coding sequence ATGACCTTCGCCATCCACGCATCGGGCGCGGCGCGCGTCGCGATCGAGGAGACCGTGCCCGCCCTGGTCCACGACCTCGTCGCCTCCCGCATCACCGGTGGCGACGCCACGCTCTGGGGTCCGGCCGCCGAGGCCGAGGCTTCGGTCCGCCTCGGCTGGGTCGAGGCCGTCTCGGTCTCCCGCCCGCTGGTCGCGGAGATCGTCGCGCTGCGCGAGGAACTCGCGGCGAAGGGCGTCACCCGCGTGGTGCTGGCCGGAATGGGCGGCTCGTCGCTCGCTCCCGAGGTCATCGCGCAGACGTCCGGCGTCCCGCTCACGATCCTCGACTCCACCGCCCCGGGGCAGGTGCTCGCCGCGCTCGACGAGGGGCTCGCCGAGACGGTCCTCGTCGTGTCGTCGAAGTCGGGCTCCACGGTCGAGACCGACTCGCAGCGCCGGACCTTCGAGGCCGCCTTCCGCGACCTCGGCATCGATCCCACCGAGCGGATCGTCGTGGTCACCGACCCCGGCTCCCCGCTCGACGCCTCGGCGCGCGAGGCCGGCTACCGGGTCTTCAACGCCGACCCGAACGTGGGCGGCCGCTACTCGGCGCTGACCGCCTTCGGCCTCGTCCCGTCTGGACTCGCCGGCGTCGACATCGACGAGCTGTTGGACGAGGCCGAGGCCTCGCTGCTCGAGGTGGCCGTGGACTCCGCCGACAACCCCGCCCTCCGTCTCGGGGCGGCGATCGCCGCCACCAACCCCCGCCGCGACAAGCTGGGCCTGATCACCGACGGCACGCACATCAAGGGGCTGCCGGACTGGATCGAGCAGCTGATCGCGGAGTCCACGGGCAAGGAGGGCACGGGCATCCTCCCGGTCGTCCTGCTCCCGGTCTCGCCGGAGCTCGACCCGGTCCCCGCCGATCTCCAGATCGTGCGTCTCGTCGATGACGCCAACGAGTTCCACCTGCACGAGCGGCACGAGGGCGAGATCCTCGTCAGCGGCACGCTCGGCGCGCAGTTCATCGTCTGGGAGTACGCGACGGCCATCGCCGGGCACCTCCTCGGCATCAACCCGTTCGACCAGCCCGACGTGGAGTCGGCCAAGGTCGCCGCCCGGGGCCTGCTCGACGCACGCCCGGAGCCCACGGCGCCCGCGTTCGTCGAGAACGGCGTCGAGGTGCGAGTCTCCGATCCCGCACTCGCCGTGTCGGGAACCGTCGAAGGCGTACTGGACGCTCTCTGGGCTCAGCTCCCCGCCGACGGCTACGTGTCCATCCAGGCCTACGTCAACCGCCTCGAGGTACCGCAGCTCCAGGGCCTGCGCGAGCTCGTCGCCGCCGACTCCGGGCGCCCGACCACGTTCGGCTGGGGACCGCGCTTCTTGCACTCCACGGGCCAGTACCACAAGGGCGGCCCCGCCCAGGGCGTGTTCCTGCAGATCCTGGAGCGCACGGACGTGGATCTCGAGATCCCCGACCGGCCGTTCACGTTCGGGCAGCTCATCCAGGCGCAGGCGGCCGGTGACGCGGGTGTGCTCGCGGAGCACGGACGGCCCGTCGTCTCCCTGACGATCACCGAGTCCTCGGACGACGTGCTCGCCCTCTTCGAAGCCGCACAGAAGTAA